The following proteins are encoded in a genomic region of Acidobacteriota bacterium:
- a CDS encoding AIM24 family protein — protein MPNYHLKNSRLLEVTLMNEKVLALAGAMVAYEGQMKFEKQILGGEGFFGALRRTVSNEGLNVMTTTGSGKVYYAHEARELTVIPLQGGKLFIESKSLLVYDVSVRTSTAFAGLRGMASGQGLFTTTVEGHGNVVVMSDGNLICLEVSPQMPLFVDPDAFIAYQGNIQQEFHFDVNWRTMIGQTSGESYQLKFSGQGLVYIQPSELK, from the coding sequence ATGCCGAATTATCATTTAAAGAATTCACGATTACTTGAAGTCACCCTCATGAATGAAAAAGTGCTGGCACTGGCTGGCGCCATGGTCGCCTATGAGGGGCAAATGAAATTTGAGAAACAGATATTAGGCGGAGAAGGGTTTTTCGGAGCGCTGCGCCGAACTGTCTCCAACGAAGGCTTAAACGTAATGACCACCACTGGATCGGGCAAAGTGTACTATGCGCACGAAGCCCGCGAATTGACGGTGATTCCGCTCCAGGGTGGCAAATTGTTTATTGAAAGCAAAAGTTTGCTGGTCTATGACGTCAGCGTGCGCACCAGTACCGCGTTTGCGGGGCTGCGTGGGATGGCTTCGGGCCAGGGCCTGTTTACCACAACCGTCGAAGGCCACGGCAATGTAGTGGTGATGTCCGATGGCAATTTAATTTGCCTCGAAGTCTCGCCGCAGATGCCGTTATTTGTTGATCCGGATGCGTTTATCGCCTATCAGGGCAACATCCAGCAGGAATTTCACTTTGATGTCAACTGGCGCACCATGATCGGCCAGACTTCAGGTGAAAGTTATCAACTCAAGTTCAGCGGCCAGGGCCTGGTCTACATTCAACCCAGCGAACTGAAATAG
- a CDS encoding type II toxin-antitoxin system Phd/YefM family antitoxin — protein sequence MPLTLTMDEACNRLSDLPEQFAQSPEMGTLAITQHGKPVLAVMSWELYESLIETMEILSDPELMANIRQGIREIEEGKGIPFEQVKQELGL from the coding sequence ATGCCTCTGACTTTAACAATGGACGAAGCTTGCAACCGACTTTCTGACTTGCCAGAACAATTTGCCCAATCTCCCGAAATGGGTACTCTTGCCATTACCCAACACGGCAAACCCGTTTTAGCCGTCATGTCATGGGAACTCTATGAGTCTTTGATTGAAACAATGGAAATTCTGAGCGATCCTGAATTGATGGCGAATATTCGCCAGGGCATTCGCGAAATCGAAGAAGGAAAAGGAATTCCTTTCGAGCAAGTCAAACAGGAACTTGGACTGTGA